GACTTGTTATCGGCCATGCCCATGGCCGTGGCCAGGGCGGTCAGCCGCCGCAGGGTCAATCATCCGGACCCGATCGCTCTGGCCTTTTTTAAGGCAAGTATGTGCGGAGGGCCGATTCGCCAAGCCTTATGTGAGGCTTTGACGGTCATGGAATAAGGTGGTCAAGTCGCACCGGAAAAAGCCCGATGGCATGGTGAGAATTTGAAAAGAGGACTTCCAATACCTGGTTTTGCGTGGGGGAAGAGCAGGTCGGCGATCAAGTTGCCGGCCTGTTTGCATTGAATATGAGGCTCGACCTACCGCTGACCGTGTCGGCCAAAATATTTTGTAGTGTAGGTTTCCATGCGATTTTGGTCATCAATGCTTTTTTTACGCAGGGATTTCATAATATAGGCGAAAAACAGCAGAGATTCACACAAATACAATTATTGTGATGCTTGTGAACTCCTTGGCGACCTTGAGTGGATCATATGAAGAATACTTCCTTCCTGACGGGAATTGAGAGAACTTTTGACGACAACGATTTGATTGTCAGCAAAACGGATCTGAAAGGACGGGTGACCTACGCCAACCCAACCTTTCTTCATGTAGCCGGTTTCACAGAACAGGAAATTCTGGGCGAACCGCATTCGGTCGTCCGCCATCCGGATATGCCGCGTTCAATGTTCAAGTTTCTATGGGATACCATTGAGGCCGGGACGGAAGTGTTTGCTTATGTGATCAACCGCGCCAGAAACGGGGATCACTACTGGGTCTATGCGCATGTCACCCCCAGCTACGATCTCACTGGGAAGATGATCGGGTATCACTCGACGAGACGGGTGCCAGACAGAGAGGTGGTCCCGGAAAATCGGACCATATGTTAAGGTGGATCGCCTGAGAAGAAAGACGATCCGAAATGACGAAGAGAAAACGCTATTCCGCCGATTTCAAAGCCAAGGTTGCGCTTGAAGCGATCCGGGAAGAATTGACGCTTTCCGAGCTGTCGAAGAAGTATGACGTGCACCCGAATATGATCAGCACCTGGAAGCGGGCCGCGATCGAGAATATGGCGACAGCTTTTTCGAAGGGCAAGGAAACAGAGAGCCAGGCCAGTGCCGAGGAAATCGTGAAGCTTCACGCCAAGATTGGCCAGTTGGTCGTGGAGCGGGATTTTTTATCACAAGCCTCTGTTCTACTGGGCGTGAATGGAGGCAAAAAGCGGTGATGCGGGATCATTCCAAGCTCAGTATCCGTCGCCAATGCAAGCTTTTGTCTCTGTCGCGGTCGGGTCTATATTATCAGCCGGTCGGCGAAAGTGCTGAGAATCTGCGGTTCATGGAAATCATTGATAAGCAGTTTCTGGAAACGCCTTGGTATGGTTCCCGGCAAATGGCCCGCTACATGAAACGACAGGGCTATAAATGCGGGCGTCATCGTGTTCGCCGTCTGATGCGATTGATGCGGCTGGTTCCAATCTACCGGGAACCCAATACCAGCAAGAAGCATCCCGCGCACAAGATCTGGCCATATCTGCTGAAGGATGTGTCAATCGAGCGGCCCAACCAAGTCTGGTGTGTCGACATCACCTATATCCCGATGCGTCGCGGCTTTCTATATCTGGTGGCAATCATGGACTGGTATAGCCGGAAGGTCTTGTCCTGGCGGCTTTCCAACAGCATGGAAGCCAGTTTCTGTGTTGATGCTCTGAAAGAGGCTTTGGCCAAATATGGACCGCCGGAAATCATGAATAGCGATCAGGGATCCCAATTTACCAGTTCCGACTGGATCCAGACCCTGACCGATGCTGAGGTGAAAATTTCCATGGACGGTCGAGGGCGCTGGGTTGATAACCGTATGATTGAACGGCTCTGGCGATCCATCAAATACGAATGTATTTATCTCAATGCTTTCGAGACAGGATCAGAGGCGAGGATCGGTATCGCGAAATGGATTACCTATTACAATGCCGAGCGGCCTCATTCCAGCCATGGCATCTTGACCCCGAACGAGGCATATGACACCACACTAACCATCGAGAAAATTGCAGCCTGATGTGAAACTTGGATCCACCTTAAATTGGCTGCAATATGGTCCAAATTCCAGGACCACCTCTCAGTTCGGTGATTGATGCCCATATTGTGCCCCTCTATCGCGCAATCAAGGAAAAGGAAGACGCCTTTGTGAGCCGCAAGGAAGGCATGGCAGCCGGGTTTGCGATGATTGAGGACTTTCTGAAAGACAAGGGTGTGGCCTACGACGAGTTTGTGGCTACCCTGCGCTAAAACCAACTCGGCGCAATGGCTGGGGTTGACGACATTCAACCGGCTAAGTTCATCTTTAAAATCCACCTTCCAAAACCCACAGGTCTCTTTTCACAGGGGATCAGGCGCAGGTTTCTGCGGATTTGTTGGGGTCCCGTCAAACTTTTTCAGAGACTTGTCATAAAAGTTTCTTTTTGTATTTGACTTGTAATGTTTGGTCTTCTATAACCCGGTTCATCGACAGCGGCTTCGCTGCTGGCGGCGGGGCGGTTCGCCTCAAAATTCAGGAAATTGGTTGGTTTGACTGGCTTTGATTTCCGATGAAAGGTCTAGGTTCTTAGGCTTTTGTTCTTTGACAATTTGGAAACAGAAGAAGAGAAACGTGGACGGCTTGGTCTTGTGGTGACTTAGGTCACGAAGAGACAAAGAGCTCGTTACGTTTTTAAGTTAGAGGAAGCACAGGATTGTGTTTTTGCTCTAGCTCTTGTCAATGACAATGAACGTGATTTGAGTTTGATTAAATTCTCTAACTTGAGAGTTTGATCCTGGCTCAGAACGAACGCTGGCGGCAGGCTTAACACATGCAAGTCGAACGGACCCTTCGGGGTTAGTGGCAGACGGGTGAGTAACGCGTGGGAACCTACCTTTAGGTACGGAACAACTCAGAGAAATTTGGGCTAATACCGTATGTGATCTCCGGATTAAAGATTTATCGCCTAAGGATGGGCCCGCGTTAGATTAGCTAGTTGGTGAGGTAACGGCTCACCAAGGCGACGATCTATAGCTGGTCTGAGAGGATGATCAGCCACACTGGGACTGAGACACGGCCCAGACTCCTACGGGAGGCAGCAGTGAGGAATATTGGACAATGGGGGCAACCCTGATCCAGCCATGCCGCGTGAGTGATGACGGCCTTAGGGTTGTAAAGCTCTTTCAGTAGTGAAGATAATGACGGTAACTACAGAAGAAGCCCCGGCTAACTTCGTGCCAGCAGCCGCGGTAATACGAAGGGGGCTAGCGTTGTTCGGAATCACTGGGCGTAAAGCGCGCGTAGGCGGACTTTTAAGTCAGGGGTGAAATCCCGGGGCTCAACCTCGGAACTGCCTTTGATACTGGGAGTCTTGAGTTCGAGAGAGGTGAGTGGAATACCGAGTGTAGAGGTGAAATTCGTAGATATTCGGTGGAACACCAGTGGCGAAGGCGGCTCACTGGCTCGATACTGACGCTGAGGTGCGAAAGCGTGGGGAGCAAACAGGATTAGATACCCTGGTAGTCCACGCCGTAAACGATGAATGCTAGTTGTTTGTGGGTATACTCATAAGTGACGCAGTTAACGCATTAAGCATTCCGCCTGGGGAGTACGGTCGCAAGATTAAAACTCAAAGGAATTGACGGGGGCCCGCACAAGCGGTGGAGCATGTGGTTTAATTCGAAGCAACGCGCAGAACCTTACCAGCCCTTGACATCCCGATCGCGGTTACCAGAGATGGTTTCCTTCAGTTAGGCTGGATCGGTGACAGGTGCTGCATGGCTGTCGTCAGCTCGTGTCGTGAGATGTTGGGTTAAGTCCCGCAACGAGCGCAACCCTCGCCCTTAGTTGCCATCATTTAGTTGGGCACTCTAGGGGGACTGCCGGTGATAAGCCGGAGGAAGGTGGGGATGACGTCAAGTCCTCATGGCCCTTACGGGCTGGGCTACACACGTGCTACAATGGTAGTGACAGAGGGCAGCAACCTCGCGAGGGGGAGCTAATCTCCAAAAGCTATCTCAGTTCGGATTGTTCTCTGCAACTCGAGAGCATGAAGTTGGAATCGCTAGTAATCGCAGATCAGCATGCTGCGGTGAATACGTTCCCGGGCCTTGTACACACCGCCCGTCACACCATGGGAGTTGGTTCTACCCGAAGGCGATGCGCTAACCGCAAGGAGGCAGTCGACCACGGTAGGGTCAGCGACTGGGGTGAAGTCGTAACAAGGTAGCCCTAGGGGAACCTGGGGCTGGATCACCTCCTTTCTAAGGAAGTGTCTGGTGTCTGACCGATTTATCGGTAACGGATATTGGATGCTTGATTAGACATATAGGTCCTGGTTCACACCAGAGACCATTTTACGAGACCTTGCCGTCTTCGTTTCTCTTCGATTTGACAAGTTTGCTTTAGGTCGTACCAGCGAGCTAGCCGTGAGTGTATTGCTCTCGGTGATTGTTCCAATCACCTGGCGCATGCAGTCGCACTTTTGACGGTGTCAAAAGTTGCTGGGCCGGTAGCTCAGGTGGTTAGAGCGCACGCCTGATAAGCGTGAGGTCGGAGGTTCAAGTCCTCCTCGGCCCACCATCGCTTTGCTCAGGTGGGCCTCGGTCTTTCTGATTTGCGCGTCCTCGCCCTTTGGGCTGCGGGCGACACGGGGAAGCCCACCGGAACAAGCTCTCGATGATTGCGGTGCAATCATCTGGCGCATGCAGACGTCGATTTTGCCTTTGGCAAAATCAACTGGGGCCATAGCTCAGTTGGGAGAGCGCGTGCTTTGCAAGCATGAGGTCGTCGGTTCGATCCCGTCTGGCTCCACCATTCGCTTTGTTCATGGTGTCGCCAGCCGATTGTTGCTTTTGTAGCGAACAGATATGTCAAATTGAGAACATCGTTTTACGAAGCCATGTGCTTTGTATGTTTTTCCAAAAATTGTGAATAGAAGATGCGATCGACCGGGTTTGACCCGGGGCTTTTGCTAACCATTGCCTGACCGCGTGGTTTTGATTGCATCTCGAGAAGCTGGTCTAGAACCTGCTTGTGTCTGGTCGTACCCCGACTGGATGCATGAAAGGCAGGTTCTTTTAATAGTCATCAGACCAAGAGACTGGGCATCGCTTGCTTGTGCGATTGCTCATTGGTCTGAGTTGAACTTCATTTGAAGAGCATTCACGCAAGTGGATGGTCATTGAAAATGAGAGTGATCAAGTGTCTTAAGGGCGTTTGGTGAATGCCTTGGCGACAAGAGGCGATGAAAGACGTGGTACGCTGCGAAAAGCCATGGGGAGCTGCGAACAAGCTTTGATCCGTGGATATCTGAATGGGGAAACCCACCCGCAAGGGTATCTCAACCTGAATATATAGGGTTGAGAGGCGAACGCAGGGAACTGAAACATCTAAGTACCTGTAGGAAAGGACATCAACAGAGACTCCGCT
This window of the uncultured Cohaesibacter sp. genome carries:
- a CDS encoding IS3 family transposase (programmed frameshift): MTKRKRYSADFKAKVALEAIREELTLSELSKKYDVHPNMISTWKRAAIENMATAFSKGKETESQASAEEIVKLHAKIGQLVVERDFLSQASGSTGREWRQKAVMRDHSKLSIRRQCKLLSLSRSGLYYQPVGESAENLRFMEIIDKQFLETPWYGSRQMARYMKRQGYKCGRHRVRRLMRLMRLVPIYREPNTSKKHPAHKIWPYLLKDVSIERPNQVWCVDITYIPMRRGFLYLVAIMDWYSRKVLSWRLSNSMEASFCVDALKEALAKYGPPEIMNSDQGSQFTSSDWIQTLTDAEVKISMDGRGRWVDNRMIERLWRSIKYECIYLNAFETGSEARIGIAKWITYYNAERPHSSHGILTPNEAYDTTLTIEKIAA